The genomic interval TATCAGTTTTTAAAAAGTCAAGGATATGAGCAAATAGCTGCAGTTGGTTTATCTTTAGGTGGCGTGTTTTCATTAAAGTTAGCTTATAATTTCTCAGTAAGTGGAGTTGTTACGATGTGCTCTCCTATGTATCAGAAAAAAGACGAAGCGATGCAAAAGCGTGTGATTGATTACGCCTCTAATTATAAAAAGTTTGAAGGGAAAAGTGAGGAAACTATTGAGGCTGAAATGGCGGAGTTTCAAAAGGTTCCTATGAATAATATTTTAACAATTAGAGATTTTATTTTGGATGTGCAAGAAAACTTAGATCAAGTGTTTGCTCCTTTATTTGTAGCTCAAGGACGTCTAGATCATACTATTAATTTAGAGAGTGTAAACAATATATATAACGGTGTTAATTCATATGAAAAAGAGCTGAAGTGGTACGAAGAATCTGGCCATATTATAACGCTAGGCCCAGAACGTGAACAATTATATGAGGATATTTATGAATTTCTTGAATTGCTGTGACATGTCCTAATTGTATAGATGTAAGAAGGTGCAAATCTCGGGTTTGCACCTTTTTTATGCATGGATAAACTTTACTTAGTACTTGAATTATCTGTTGCATAAGAGCTTCTTCATATTTTTAGGCAATAGCTTTATTTATTAATAAAATGGATTCCTATTATGAAAGCCTTTAAATCGTCAGTGGAAAAATAGAAATATTTCGCTTCATCAAATGAACCCTGTTAGTACTTAAATAATATAGAATTAGAATTTAATTATTTAAGAAAATAAATAAAATGGGTAAAAAGTCATGAAAAATTAGCTTCTGATAAGGTTTATAAAGTAATAAATAAGGTTTATACTCTGAAAAGAGTAAAGAAATAAGAATATACACTTAGTTAGCATAGATTTTATATAGAGTATAAATTGCCTTTTATTTTTTTCTATATATTATACATAAATAGTTAAATGAAGAGGGGTTTTAGGTGATTTATAGCAAATTCAACAAGTTAAAACTTAAAAAGGGGGGGAAGGTTTTTTATGTACAAACTTGTAAAGAGTCAAAAGGAGCGAGACCTATTTCATCAAATCAAGAAATCTGTTTGGGATGAAAAAGGGTTTGATATGGAATATGGGAAAGAAAGCTCAGACCTTTATCTTATTTATGCAGAAGATGGTGTACCGGGTGGAACATTCGAGTTTACTTCATATTCAAGATTCACCGCACCTATTATGAAGGAATTATTTAATGATGTTATTCAAAAAGATATGAGAGTTATGGAAATAGATAGTTTTGCCGTGTTACCCCAATATCGCGGGAAACTTGGGCGTCAAATTATGTGTTTAGTGATTGATTACGCTCAAAAAAATGGATATACACATGCTATTGGTATTAGTGATCCGGCTGTTTTTCGTTCTTTTAACAATACATATCAAATTAGAACGATTCAAGTAAAAGAGAA from Peribacillus asahii carries:
- a CDS encoding GNAT family N-acetyltransferase, with protein sequence MYKLVKSQKERDLFHQIKKSVWDEKGFDMEYGKESSDLYLIYAEDGVPGGTFEFTSYSRFTAPIMKELFNDVIQKDMRVMEIDSFAVLPQYRGKLGRQIMCLVIDYAQKNGYTHAIGISDPAVFRSFNNTYQIRTIQVKEKIWYKGAEVIPALLHLKEAYDNIEDEKFSWFTRPNEMRKGVFI
- a CDS encoding alpha/beta hydrolase; its protein translation is MKVVTPKSFMYKGGERAVLLLHGFTGNTVDVKRLGKYLNDRGYTCYAPLYKGHGLTPEELIETNVEDWWQSVVEGYQFLKSQGYEQIAAVGLSLGGVFSLKLAYNFSVSGVVTMCSPMYQKKDEAMQKRVIDYASNYKKFEGKSEETIEAEMAEFQKVPMNNILTIRDFILDVQENLDQVFAPLFVAQGRLDHTINLESVNNIYNGVNSYEKELKWYEESGHIITLGPEREQLYEDIYEFLELL